A single genomic interval of Geotrypetes seraphini chromosome 1, aGeoSer1.1, whole genome shotgun sequence harbors:
- the SFRP2 gene encoding secreted frizzled-related protein 2: protein MSRRYYPLLVLICLASHCADSARGLFAPFGQPEFSYKRNHCQPIPDTLLLCHGIEYPNMRLPNLLGHESMKEVLQQASSWIPLLQKRCHRDTKKFLCSLFAPVCIDDLDETIQPCRSLCERVKDSCAPVMSAFGFPWPDMLECSRFPQDNDLCIPPASGDHVMPGTREAPKVCEACKAKDEDDNDIVENLCKNDFALKIKVKEIAYINGDTRIIPETKTKTIYKLKGVTERDLKKTELWLKDGLQCTCDEMNDINAPYLVMGQKLDGELVITSVKRWQKGQREFKRITRSIRKMQC from the exons atgtCCCGGCGCTACTACCCTCTCCTCGTGCTCATCTGCCTGGCCTCTCACTGCGCCGACTCAGCCCGGGGGCTCTTTGCGCCCTTCGGCCAGCCCGAGTTCTCGTACAAGAGGAACCACTGCCAGCCCATCCCCGACACGCTGCTGCTCTGCCACGGCATCGAGTACCCCAACATGAGGTTGCCCAACCTGCTGGGCCACGAGAGCATGAAGGAGGTGCTGCAGCAGGCGTCCTCCTGGATCCCCCTCCTGCAGAAGCGCTGCCACCGCGACACGAAGAAGTTCCTGTGCTCGCTCTTCGCCCCCGTCTGCATCGACGACCTGGACGAAACCATCCAGCCGTGCCGGTCCCTCTGCGAGCGGGTCAAAGACAGCTGCGCCCCGGTCATGTCCGCCTTCGGCTTCCCCTGGCCCGACATGCTGGAGTGCAGCCGCTTCCCCCAGGACAATGACCTCTGCATCCCCCCGGCCAGCGGCGACCACGTCATGCCAGGCACCAGAGAAG CACCGAAAGTATGTGAGGCCTGCAAGGCGAAAGATGAAGATGATAATGACATCGTCGAAAACCTTTGCAAAAACGATTTTG cactGAAGATAAAAGTGAAGGAGATCGCCTACATCAATGGAGACACCAGGATCATCCCGGAGACAAAGACCAAAACCATTTACAAGCTGAAGGGAGTGACCGAGCGGGATCTGAAGAAGACGGAGCTCTGGCTCAAGGATGGCCTGCAGTGCACCTGCGACGAGATGAACGACATCAACGCTCCCTATCTGGTGATGGGCCAAAAGCTGGACGGGGAGCTGGTCATCACCTCTGTAAAGCGCTGGCAGAAGGGCCAGAGGGAGTTTAAGAGGATCACCCGCAGCATTCGCAAGATGCAGTGCTAG